A single window of Plasmodium reichenowi strain SY57 chromosome 12, whole genome shotgun sequence DNA harbors:
- a CDS encoding hypothetical protein (conserved Plasmodium protein, unknown function) translates to MNFFKKKKNDSTNKRNAFIQNSMITKNKKDNIKNDDIFKDKNVGHLQHEERSLEKDGTIYNRKELEESGNSFLDNSYKENIRPYVEDKVQINKSNTNKTLKIDNNNNDNNNNNNNNSSSNSNNNSNSNNCDNIPKEIKQYMDNSYASDYGMENYHEHMENQDISKKISNSSITHSKETTTILLNNEIENSIKKKEYNHNHTTRHNNNNTSYITNNHDIIFNTQNQSKLKNTVDNSLQCSDKINIVKDNQKDNMSNDIYNYYNSKTSMKKIENNYNQNNFVEKNYNSINAHDMSTLKFSTKYSHKDIHIKSKNDTTSNKDNNLFDRKDVYVKEKHEDVKKVNQLNDSIEFKKNNRRINTTQILNSSNKYQTGANEKHISHNNNIGELINSRKSNTNYLNSLNNMNDTNITKQIDNISISNNLNTHQFNDSKRSITYSTININEKSNFYEDSKKKKNIYSEYHNALNVSEVNIDVSNKSIHINNNTSLIGSKNELTQGKNIKNSGVQNLELEETNEFKTNHLDDLTKNEANQNETIKNQKTFINKRNSMIDSKMYMNNIISQEMYQSNHGNISDWSIKKGNNNKNILYRNDQNINRTSINNIITNDNTLNVDNLENTNDMILDNVDRYTKQHQNNITNSNGKCSLQNVLDNSISYYNNNNNNNNNNNNDDDDSKNNNFHLSNNSNHQKKKDSHEIKQNNNFLNSNKNLMNSTNSDIELLLNELSESTNSLLSSQKNSQVGNSKHFLTSQNGDNAKLSYLLLQSNENINEELNNDIIEHTKEIEEKNNDMLYKTHNENSLPFNNYKTKNMEHIKYDYIIGENNHYLNKSENLPRTKGKIDLNYVKYNTCVYKDDENIKRQEQQKEEHIESRHANLLYEFERGITKNKKKDELYKYDMIENLSNKNMKYVNDIHKENNMNHNNDLSNNYYFKDKERNDILLKDNNSSGPLSNISHFTEENNFTYHKNETQNNHNKNNISNISNISNISNISNNDNFHYYTNKEEHNNHSLDFSVHCEDNMNILNNNTNSQQILQEYNLKNSGNLNVSSINKSKGKLDKNVNYMNKLTMNNNYVNTDLQISYIENELQQKIKDFDKSLGTKFEDKCNLILNRIEKMLSYEWFNDGQ, encoded by the coding sequence taataaatcTAACACTAATAAAACACTAAAAATTgacaacaacaataatgataataataataataataataataatagtagtagtaatagtaataataatagtaatagtaataattgTGATAATATTCCTAAAgaaataaaacaatatatgGATAATTCTTATGCTAGCGATTATGGTATGGAAAATTATCATGAGCATATGGAAAATCAAGATATATCAAAAAAGATAAGTAATTCATCTATAACACATTCGAAGGAAACAACAACAATTTTGTTAAATAATGAGATAGAAAAtagtattaaaaaaaaagaatacaACCATAACCATACAACTCgtcataataataataatacttcTTATATCACAAACAATcatgatataatatttaacaCTCAAAATCAATctaaattaaaaaatacagTAGATAATTCTTTACAATGTAGTGATAAAATCAATATAGTCAAAGATAATCAAAAGGATAACATGtcaaatgatatatataattattataatagtAAAACGTctatgaaaaaaatagaaaataattataatcaaAACAACTTTGTCGAAAAAAACTATAATTCTATAAATGCTCATGATATGAGTACGTTAAAATTTTCTACCAAATATAGTCATAAAgatattcatataaaaagCAAAAATGATACTACATCAAATAAGGATAATAATTTGTTCGATAGGAAAGATGTGTATGTTAAAGAAAAACATGAAGATGTAAAAAAAGTGAATCAGTTGAACGACAGCATCgaattcaaaaaaaataatcgTCGTATTAATACTACACAAATATTGAATAGCTCAAATAAATACCAAACAGGAGCAAATGAAAAACATATATctcataataataatataggAGAGTTAATAAATTCAAGAAAGAGTAACAcgaattatttaaattctctaaataatatgaacgATACTAACATAACAAAACAAATAGATAATATATCCATAagtaataatttaaatacaCATCAGTTTAATGACTCTAAAAGGAGCATAACCTACAGtactattaatataaatgaaaaatctaatttttatgaggattcaaaaaaaaaaaaaaatatatattctgAATATCATAATGCTTTAAATGTATCTGAAGTAAATATAGATGTATCAAATAAAAgtattcatataaataataatacatcTCTTATTGGAtcaaaaaatgaattaacgcaaggaaaaaatataaaaaattcgGGAGTCCAAAATTTAGAATTGGAAGAAACCAATGAATTCAAAACTAACCATTTAGATGatttaacaaaaaatgaGGCAAATCAAAACGAAACCataaaaaatcaaaagacttttataaataaaagaaatagtATGATAGATTCAAAAATgtatatgaataatattatatctcAAGAAATGTATCAATCAAATCATGGTAACATAAGTGATTGGTCCATCAAAAAaggtaataataataaaaatattctttatagaaatgatcaaaatataaatagaaCGTCTatcaataatattattactaatGATAATACATTGAATGTAGATAATTTAGAAAATACAAATGATATGATATTAGACAATGTAGACAGATATACAAAACAACATCAAAATAACATAACAAATTCGAACGGAAAATGTTCATTACAAAATGTATTAGATAATTctatatcatattataataataataataataataataataataataataatgatgatgatgattctaaaaataataattttcatttatcaaataattcaaatcaccaaaaaaaaaaggattcacatgaaataaaacaaaataataattttttgaaCTCAAATAAGAATTTAATGAATTCGACAAATAGTGATATAGAActattattaaatgaattatCGGAATCAACCAATAGTTTATTAAGTTCTCAAAAAAATAGTCAAGTAGGTAATTcaaaacattttttaacatCTCAAAATGGAGATAATGCAAAACTAagttatttattattacaatcaaacgaaaatataaatgaagaattaaataatgacATAATAGAACATACCAAAGAaattgaagaaaaaaataatgatatgtTGTATAAAACGCATAATGAAAATTCTCTAccttttaataattataaaacaaaaaatatggaacatataaaatatgattatattataGGAGAAAATAAccattatttaaataaaagtGAGAATTTACCAAGAACAAAAGGGAAAATTGATCTtaattatgtaaaatataacacATGTGTATATAAAGATGACGAAAACATCAAAAGACAAGAACAACAAAAAGAGGAACATATAGAATCTAGACATGCAAATTTGCTGTATGAATTTGAAAGAGGTATTACgaaaaataagaaaaaggacgaattatataaatatgatatgaTAGAAAATTTAtctaataaaaatatgaaatatgtaaatgatattcataaagaaaataatatgaaccataataatgatctttctaataattattattttaagGATAAGGAACGAAATGATATTCTTTTGAAAGATAACAATTCAAGTGGTCCTTTATCAAATATTTCTCATTTTAcagaagaaaataattttacatACCACAAAAATGAAACACAAAATAATcacaataaaaataatattagtaATATTAGCAATATTAGCAATATTAGCAATATTagtaataatgataattttcattattatacaaataaagaagaaCATAATAATCATTCCTTGGATTTTTCAGTCCATTGTGAggataatatgaatatattaaataataatactaatTCGCAACAAATTTTACAAGAATATAATCTTAAAAATTCTGGAAACCTAAATGTATCTTCaattaataaatcaaaagggaaattagataaaaatgtaaattatatgaacaaattaaccatgaataataattatgttaaTACCGATTTACAAATATCttatatagaaaatgaacttcaacaaaaaataaaagatttTGATAAATCATTAGGAACAAAATTTGAAGACAAATGTAATTTAATTCTTAACCGTATTGAGAAAATGTTATCATACGAATGGTTTAATGATGGACAAT